From Triticum aestivum cultivar Chinese Spring chromosome 4A, IWGSC CS RefSeq v2.1, whole genome shotgun sequence, a single genomic window includes:
- the LOC123086831 gene encoding protein tas: MQQMALSAFVTTPSSSYSNNLPGLTARRSQRWHARRLRSKVRAQAQQELQYKKLGDSDLLVSEITLGTMTFGEQNTEKEAHDMLSYSFDQGINILDTAEMYPVPTKKETQGRTDLYIGRWMQSKPRDKVILATKVSGYSERSTYLRDNAEVVRVDAANIKESVEKSLSRLSTDYIDLLQIHWPDRYVPIFGEFSYNSTKWRPSVPFEDQLKAFQELIDEGKVRYIGVSNESSYGVMEFVQAAKLQGLPKIVSIQNSYSLIVRCRFEVDLVEVCHPNNCNVGLLAYSPLAGGVLSGKYLDANSAGAKRSRLNLFPGYMERYNASLAKEATDEYVKLAKKHGLTPVQLALGFVRDRPFTASTIIGATTMDQLKENIDAFTSAPRPLPPQVLDDIEILFKKYKDPAIL; encoded by the exons GAGACGCCTGCGCAGCAAGGTTCGAGCGCAGGCACAACAAGAGTTGCAGTATAAGAAGCTTGGAGATTCAGACCTTCTTGTCAGCGAGATTACTCTTGGAACA ATGACTTTTGGGGAGCAAAACACAGAGAAGGAAGCACATGATATGCTTTCTTATTCTTTTGATCAGGGCATCAATATCCTGGACACTGCAGAAATG TATCCAGTTCCAACAAAGAAGGAAACTCAAGGGCGGACTGATCTATATATAGGCAGGTGGATGCAATCCAAGCCACGAGACAAG GTGATTCTAGCCACCAAAGTTTCTGGTTATTCAGAGCGATCTACTTATCTTCGGGATAATGCAGAGGTGGTACGTGTCGATGCCGCCAATATCAAGGAAAGTGTTGAAAAGAGTCTTTCACGTTTATCTACAGACTACATTGATTTGCTTCAGATACACTG GCCCGATAGGTATGTGCCAATATTTGGCGAATTCAGTTATAATTCAACCAAATGGAGGCCAAGCGTTCCATTTGAGGATCAATTGAAAGCTTTCCAGGAGCTAATTGATGAAGGAAAG GTACGCTATATCGGTGTTTCCAATGAAAGCTCATATGGAGTAATGGAGTTTGTACAGGCTGCCAAACTTCAAGGACTTCCAAAGATTGTGAGCATCCAGAACAGTTATAGTCTAATTGTGAGATGCCGCTTTGAAG TTGATCTTGTTGAGGTCTGCCACCCAAATAACTGCAATGTGGGGCTGCTTGCCTACTCCCCACTGGCGGGTGGCGTTCTCAGCGGAAAGTATCTTGATGCTAACTCTGCTGGTGCAAAGAGGAGCAGGCTGAATCTCTTCCCGGGATACATGGAGCGCTACAACGCGTCTTTGGCTAAA GAAGCAACGGACGAGTATGTCAAGCTTGCCAAGAAGCATGGGCTAACACCGGTCCAGCTTGCCCTCGGCTTTGTGCGTGACCGCCCTTTCACAGCTAGCACCATCATAGGAGCGACCACCATGGATCAGCTAAAGGAGAACATCGATGCATTTACCAGCGCTCCGCGGCCTCTGCCACCGCAAGTCCTCGATgacattgagattcttttcaagaAATACAAAGATCCAGCAATCCTCTAG